The Streptomyces sp. NBC_01268 genome window below encodes:
- a CDS encoding ABC transporter permease: MASIALGQMRRRPAAFAGLAVALLLAVAVLTLFGSLVAADATAPPAAGGRAADHGPGLMVIAGVFGEIAVLVAFFVVVNTLGFALRRQHRELALLRTIAATPRQARRMVRGQLVATTLLVAPPGWAVGWAAARRFLAALQRRGLAAPEVRVPGAPVVTVVAPVTLAVVLVVGLVAAAVAARRITRIAPAAALAASSTEHARTGAIRLVAGAGVLVGGGLLLRLAATRPLEEADKAGQATLLGALVLLVAVALLGPLVARVLAAVLGAPVRALAPGTGWLADANLRGYARRLSSAVVPVALLVGLSGTMSIMTSTAQHAAAAATNGATSATDIWLRQAELALLACFAAVSTVNTLVAVTAERRREFALLRLVGATRTQLTRMLTVEAVLTTVVGVLLGAAVTAAATGAFSVAVTGSPLPYVSSAACAWIGAAAATLTVPAILVTGLRALRGPATEGAAGRD; the protein is encoded by the coding sequence ATGGCCTCGATCGCCCTCGGGCAGATGCGCCGGCGCCCCGCGGCCTTCGCCGGGCTCGCGGTCGCACTCCTTCTCGCCGTCGCCGTCCTCACCTTGTTCGGCTCGCTCGTGGCCGCCGACGCCACCGCCCCGCCCGCAGCGGGCGGCCGAGCCGCGGACCACGGGCCCGGGCTGATGGTGATCGCCGGAGTCTTCGGCGAGATCGCCGTGCTCGTCGCGTTCTTCGTCGTCGTCAACACCCTCGGGTTCGCCCTTCGCCGGCAGCACCGCGAACTGGCCCTGCTCCGCACGATCGCCGCGACGCCCCGCCAGGCCCGGCGCATGGTGCGCGGCCAGCTCGTCGCGACCACCCTGCTGGTCGCCCCGCCGGGGTGGGCGGTGGGCTGGGCGGCGGCCCGCCGCTTCCTCGCCGCGTTGCAGCGGCGGGGGCTGGCGGCGCCGGAGGTACGGGTGCCGGGGGCACCGGTCGTCACGGTGGTCGCGCCCGTGACACTGGCGGTCGTCCTCGTCGTCGGCCTGGTGGCCGCGGCCGTCGCCGCCCGCCGGATCACCCGGATCGCCCCGGCGGCCGCCCTCGCCGCGAGCTCCACCGAGCACGCCCGGACCGGTGCGATACGGCTCGTCGCGGGGGCGGGCGTCCTGGTCGGCGGCGGTCTGCTGCTGCGGCTGGCCGCGACCCGCCCACTGGAGGAGGCGGACAAGGCCGGCCAGGCGACGCTGCTCGGTGCGCTGGTACTGCTCGTCGCGGTCGCCCTGCTGGGGCCGCTCGTGGCCCGTGTCCTCGCCGCCGTACTGGGCGCGCCGGTGCGGGCCCTGGCACCGGGGACGGGCTGGCTCGCCGACGCCAACCTGCGCGGATACGCGCGGCGGCTGTCGTCCGCCGTGGTCCCGGTCGCGCTCCTGGTGGGTCTGTCGGGCACCATGTCGATCATGACCTCCACCGCCCAGCACGCCGCGGCCGCGGCGACGAACGGCGCGACGTCCGCCACCGACATCTGGCTGCGCCAGGCCGAGTTGGCGCTGCTCGCCTGCTTCGCCGCCGTCTCCACGGTCAACACCCTGGTCGCCGTCACCGCCGAGCGGCGCCGCGAGTTCGCCCTGCTGCGGCTCGTCGGCGCGACCCGCACGCAGCTGACGCGCATGCTGACCGTCGAGGCGGTCCTGACCACGGTGGTCGGCGTCCTGCTCGGCGCGGCGGTCACGGCCGCCGCCACGGGTGCCTTCAGCGTCGCCGTGACCGGCTCGCCGCTGCCGTACGTGTCATCGGCGGCCTGTGCCTGGATCGGTGCCGCGGCGGCGACGCTGACCGTCCCGGCCATCCTGGTCACCGGTCTCCGCGCGCTCCGCGGGCCGGCGACGGAAGGGGCAGCCGGACGTGACTGA
- a CDS encoding ABC transporter ATP-binding protein, translated as MPGTRTGLGGGAAARAQDLHREYGRGTAAVRALRGVSVRLERGTFTAVMGPSGSGKTTLLHCLAGMDRPTRGTVWWGDTEVSRLPERRLAALRRDRIGFVFQAFNLMPAMTVAQNVELPGRLAGRRPERARVLDALARVGLAGRERHRPGQLSGGQQQRVAIARALVGRPEVLFADEPTGALDRATGHEILGLLRTGVDRDGQTCVMVTHDPVAAGYADRVLLLADGVVVDELDRPTAARVGERLSLLGG; from the coding sequence ATGCCCGGAACGCGGACCGGGCTCGGCGGCGGTGCCGCCGCGCGGGCGCAGGACCTGCATCGGGAGTACGGCCGCGGCACCGCCGCCGTCCGGGCGCTGCGCGGGGTGTCGGTGCGCCTCGAACGCGGGACGTTCACGGCGGTGATGGGCCCCTCGGGCTCGGGCAAGACGACGCTGCTGCACTGTCTGGCCGGGATGGACCGGCCCACCCGCGGGACAGTGTGGTGGGGCGACACCGAGGTGTCCCGACTACCCGAGCGAAGGCTCGCCGCACTGCGGCGCGACCGGATCGGATTCGTCTTCCAGGCGTTCAACCTGATGCCGGCGATGACGGTCGCGCAGAACGTCGAGCTGCCCGGCCGGCTGGCCGGCCGGCGCCCCGAGCGCGCCCGTGTGCTGGACGCCCTCGCCCGGGTGGGTCTCGCGGGCCGCGAACGCCACCGGCCGGGGCAGCTGTCCGGCGGCCAGCAGCAGCGGGTGGCGATCGCCCGCGCCCTGGTGGGTCGCCCCGAGGTGCTGTTCGCCGACGAGCCGACCGGTGCCCTCGACCGGGCCACCGGCCACGAGATCCTCGGCCTGCTGCGGACGGGAGTGGACCGGGACGGACAGACCTGTGTGATGGTCACCCACGACCCGGTGGCCGCCGGGTACGCGGACCGGGTGCTGCTGCTCGCCGACGGCGTGGTCGTCGACGAGCTCGACCGGCCCACCGCGGCGCGGGTCGGCGAACGCCTCAGCCTGCTGGGCGGGTGA
- the ligA gene encoding NAD-dependent DNA ligase LigA, producing the protein MTALPAAEASFALSDAVAYASALDLLREASRAYYGGGNSPMDDASFDALRRAVLDWEAAHPGETAGSPTGLVADGAAPEGDVPHTSRLLSLDNVFGPEELAGWEASLERRLGRGAEGGFTVEPKLDGAAVAVRYRGGRLVQIVTRGDGSHGEDVSHVIGSIVGLPERLAEPVTFEARGEVLFTQAQFEAANEVRAAHGASLFANPRNGAAGTLRAKDRPYRLAMTFWAYGAVDLDGESFLPVGATHAETLAAVAAAGVRTTAATPCGLHVVGTIAEAQAQVDAIAAMRAGLPFGIDGVVVKANSAAEQEAAGLGSRYPHWAIAYKLPAVERQTVLEDVVWEVGRTGVLAPTAVLTPVDLDGSTVSRATLHNPADIARRGLHLGDTVTVYKAGDIIPRVQAPVVELRPEGALPVPLPEACPNCGGAIDRSQERWRCAKGTACALAPLIEYAAGRDILDIDGLGKTYVKALIDSRLVGDVADLFALTEEQLATASGSAKRGAKLVEQLALAKGRPLSRVFCALGIPGTGRSMSRRIAAHFGTMDAIRAATEEDVQAVEGMGPEKAPVVVAELVALAPVIDKLIAAGVNMSEPQQASDAPGPVGEGPLAGRTVVVTGRMTGRLEGLGRTQMNELIERAGGRAGSSVNAKTSCLVAPSASGGKPSSKAVAAQRLGVDVLTPEQFADLVADYLA; encoded by the coding sequence ATGACCGCACTTCCCGCCGCTGAGGCGTCCTTTGCCCTGTCCGACGCCGTCGCCTACGCGTCCGCGCTCGACCTGCTCCGTGAGGCGTCCCGCGCCTACTACGGCGGCGGGAACAGCCCGATGGACGACGCGTCCTTCGACGCGTTGCGCCGTGCCGTACTGGACTGGGAGGCCGCGCACCCGGGCGAGACGGCCGGTTCGCCGACGGGGCTGGTCGCCGACGGTGCCGCTCCGGAGGGCGACGTCCCGCACACCTCGCGTCTGCTCAGCCTGGACAACGTCTTCGGCCCCGAGGAGCTGGCCGGGTGGGAGGCGTCGCTGGAGCGACGGCTCGGGCGCGGGGCCGAGGGGGGTTTCACGGTCGAGCCGAAGCTGGACGGCGCGGCCGTCGCCGTCCGCTATCGCGGCGGCCGGCTGGTGCAGATCGTCACCCGCGGCGACGGCAGCCACGGCGAGGACGTCAGCCATGTGATCGGCAGCATCGTCGGTCTGCCGGAGCGGCTGGCCGAGCCGGTGACGTTCGAGGCGCGCGGTGAGGTCCTGTTCACGCAGGCGCAGTTCGAGGCGGCGAACGAGGTGCGCGCCGCGCACGGGGCGTCGCTGTTCGCGAACCCGCGCAACGGGGCGGCGGGGACGCTGCGGGCGAAGGACCGGCCCTACCGGCTGGCGATGACCTTCTGGGCGTACGGCGCGGTCGACCTGGATGGCGAATCGTTCCTGCCCGTCGGGGCGACGCACGCCGAGACACTGGCCGCGGTCGCCGCGGCCGGGGTGCGGACCACGGCGGCGACGCCCTGCGGCCTGCACGTGGTCGGCACCATCGCCGAGGCCCAGGCACAGGTCGACGCCATCGCCGCGATGCGCGCCGGGCTGCCCTTCGGCATCGACGGCGTGGTCGTCAAGGCCAACAGCGCCGCCGAGCAGGAGGCCGCCGGGCTGGGCAGCCGCTACCCGCACTGGGCGATCGCGTACAAGCTCCCGGCCGTCGAGCGGCAGACCGTGCTGGAGGACGTGGTCTGGGAGGTCGGCCGCACCGGCGTGCTCGCCCCGACGGCCGTCCTCACGCCCGTCGACCTCGACGGCTCGACGGTCTCCCGCGCCACGCTGCACAACCCGGCCGACATCGCCCGGCGCGGGCTGCACCTCGGGGACACCGTGACCGTCTACAAGGCGGGCGACATCATCCCCCGCGTCCAGGCCCCGGTCGTCGAGCTCCGCCCCGAGGGCGCGCTGCCCGTCCCGCTGCCCGAGGCGTGCCCGAACTGCGGCGGAGCCATCGACAGGAGCCAGGAGCGGTGGCGGTGCGCGAAGGGCACGGCGTGCGCGCTCGCCCCGCTGATCGAGTACGCCGCAGGGCGCGACATCCTCGACATCGACGGCCTCGGCAAGACCTACGTCAAGGCCCTCATCGACTCCCGGCTCGTCGGCGACGTGGCGGACCTGTTCGCGCTGACCGAGGAGCAGTTGGCCACCGCCTCGGGCAGCGCCAAGCGCGGCGCGAAGCTGGTCGAACAGCTGGCCCTGGCCAAGGGCCGCCCGCTCAGCCGCGTCTTCTGCGCGCTCGGCATCCCCGGCACGGGCCGCAGCATGTCGCGGCGGATCGCCGCGCACTTCGGCACCATGGACGCGATCCGCGCGGCGACCGAGGAGGACGTCCAGGCCGTCGAGGGCATGGGTCCCGAGAAAGCCCCGGTCGTCGTCGCGGAGCTCGTCGCCCTGGCGCCGGTCATCGACAAGCTGATCGCTGCGGGAGTGAACATGTCCGAACCGCAGCAGGCTTCCGACGCCCCCGGGCCCGTGGGCGAGGGGCCGCTGGCGGGCAGGACCGTCGTCGTCACGGGCAGGATGACGGGCCGCCTGGAAGGCCTCGGCCGTACCCAGATGAACGAGCTCATCGAGCGCGCCGGCGGGCGGGCCGGCAGCAGCGTCAACGCGAAGACCTCCTGCCTCGTCGCCCCCTCCGCATCGGGGGGCAAGCCCAGCTCGAAGGCCGTCGCCGCCCAGAGACTGGGCGTCGACGTCCTCACTCCGGAGCAGTTCGCCGACCTCGTCGCGGACTACCTCGCCTGA